One genomic region from Proteus vulgaris encodes:
- the trpD gene encoding anthranilate phosphoribosyltransferase, with protein METIFNKLFSAQQLTLEESQTLFSAIIRGELTESQLAAVLISMKMRGEHPQEIAGAARALLENAQPFPRPDYTFCDIVGTGGDGANSINISTASAFVAAEVGIKVAKHGNRSVSSRSGSSDLLAAFGIPLDRSADDARQLLDEVGLCFLFAPQYHSGFRFAAPVRQQLKTRTLFNVLGPLINPARPPLALIGVYSPELLMPIADTLKVLGYERAAVVHSGGMDEVSLHAPTQVAELRNGEITRYELTPSDFGLRPCAITDLEGGTPEVNRQLLADLLQGEGKRAHTESVAANVALLMRLHGQEDLKMNTEVAMHAIYSGKAINRVTALAARG; from the coding sequence ATGGAAACTATCTTCAATAAATTATTTAGCGCACAACAGTTAACATTAGAAGAAAGCCAAACACTGTTTAGCGCCATTATTCGCGGTGAATTAACGGAATCACAATTAGCGGCCGTTTTGATCAGCATGAAAATGCGCGGTGAACATCCTCAAGAAATTGCTGGCGCAGCGCGCGCATTACTTGAAAATGCACAACCCTTTCCTCGCCCTGATTACACTTTTTGCGATATTGTCGGCACAGGGGGAGATGGTGCCAACAGCATTAATATTTCAACAGCAAGCGCATTTGTTGCAGCTGAAGTCGGTATCAAAGTGGCGAAACACGGTAATCGTAGCGTATCTAGTCGCTCTGGATCTTCCGACTTATTGGCGGCATTTGGTATCCCTTTAGACAGAAGTGCTGATGATGCGCGCCAATTACTGGATGAAGTGGGTTTATGCTTTTTATTTGCACCTCAATATCACAGTGGTTTTCGTTTTGCCGCCCCTGTTCGCCAACAACTGAAAACACGCACATTATTTAATGTATTAGGCCCTTTAATTAACCCTGCTCGCCCGCCATTAGCGTTAATTGGTGTATATAGTCCAGAGTTATTGATGCCTATTGCAGATACATTAAAAGTATTAGGTTATGAGCGTGCTGCCGTTGTCCACAGTGGCGGAATGGACGAAGTTTCACTACATGCGCCCACTCAAGTGGCTGAATTACGTAATGGTGAAATTACACGTTATGAACTCACACCAAGTGATTTTGGTCTTCGCCCTTGTGCCATTACTGATCTAGAAGGTGGTACGCCTGAAGTAAACCGTCAATTATTGGCAGACTTACTACAAGGTGAAGGAAAAAGAGCACATACCGAATCTGTCGCCGCTAATGTCGCTTTATTAATGCGTTTACATGGGCAAGAAGATTTAAAAATGAATACTGAAGTTGCTATGCACGCCATTTATAGCGGTAAAGCAATAAATCGTGTAACTGCATTAGCAGCAAGAGGATAA
- a CDS encoding glutamine amidotransferase-related protein: MATILLLDNIDSFTYNLVDQLRSLGNNVVIYRNSVTADFIEQKLHELDNPILLLSPGPGAPSQAGCMPELLKRVLGTLPVIGICLGHQAIIEAYGGKVSSCGEILHGKATLAEHDNSEMFVNLPNPLPVARYHSLSGEQVPEQLIINAWCDNTVMAVRHRQHKTCGFQFHPESILTTKGAQLLEQTIAWALTPKGDA; the protein is encoded by the coding sequence ATGGCGACTATCTTACTGCTCGATAACATCGACTCATTTACTTATAACCTTGTCGATCAATTACGTAGCCTTGGCAATAACGTTGTGATTTATCGCAATAGCGTCACTGCCGATTTTATTGAACAAAAACTACACGAACTCGATAACCCGATTTTACTGTTATCTCCGGGACCTGGAGCACCTTCACAAGCAGGTTGTATGCCTGAACTGTTAAAACGTGTATTAGGCACATTACCTGTGATTGGTATTTGCTTAGGTCATCAAGCCATTATTGAGGCTTACGGTGGCAAAGTTTCTTCATGTGGAGAGATTTTACACGGCAAAGCAACATTAGCTGAGCACGATAACAGCGAAATGTTTGTGAATTTACCTAACCCTTTACCCGTTGCTCGTTATCATTCGCTTTCAGGAGAACAAGTTCCAGAACAACTCATTATTAATGCTTGGTGCGATAACACTGTTATGGCGGTGCGTCACCGTCAACATAAAACTTGTGGTTTTCAGTTTCACCCAGAATCAATTTTAACCACAAAAGGCGCACAACTTTTAGAACAAACAATCGCATGGGCATTAACTCCTAAAGGAGACGCATAA
- a CDS encoding anthranilate synthase component 1 — MNTSLAFSFNTKATPLPYHSEPALLFNTLCENRHHTLLLESAQVDTKANLKSLLIVDSALRISAVKNQVTIDALSVNGQALLPTLKIALKEKAFLTQESDKQCVFTFSAPAQDIDEESKLKSASVFDALRFFLANKDTKDANAIFVGGLFAYDLVSGFEPIPELDTVFSCPDYCFYLAEQLIVIDHQNKDSQLISIAFTDDKTECQRLTSRQTELISLAKQPLKHPIRRALTATESTIQGNMDDKGYGDIVEAMKTYIRRGDIFQVVPSRRFQVACPSPLAAYQVLKEKNPSPYLFYMQDALFTVFGASPESALKYQTSDRQIEIYPIAGTRPRGRNADGSINADLDSRIELEMRTDTKELSEHLMLVDLARNDLARICQAGSRYVAELTKVDRYAFVMHLVSRVVGKLRDDLDIFHAYQACMNMGTLSGAPKVSAMQLIARYEKTKRGSYGGAIGYFTGTGDFDTCIVIRSAYVENNIATIQVGAGIVLDSDPQMEAEETRNKSQAVINAILQAHTDTQLQEAC; from the coding sequence ATGAATACATCACTTGCATTCTCATTTAATACCAAGGCAACGCCACTGCCTTACCACAGCGAACCTGCTTTACTTTTCAATACATTATGTGAAAACAGACATCACACATTATTGTTAGAATCGGCACAAGTTGACACGAAAGCAAACTTAAAAAGTTTGTTAATTGTTGATAGCGCATTGCGTATCAGTGCAGTGAAAAATCAAGTCACTATTGATGCATTAAGCGTTAATGGACAAGCTTTATTACCTACATTAAAAATCGCACTAAAAGAAAAAGCGTTCTTAACACAAGAGAGCGATAAACAGTGTGTTTTTACTTTTTCAGCACCTGCACAGGATATTGATGAAGAAAGCAAATTAAAATCAGCCAGCGTATTTGATGCTTTACGCTTCTTTCTTGCTAATAAAGACACTAAAGATGCTAATGCTATTTTTGTTGGCGGTTTATTTGCTTACGATTTAGTCAGTGGATTTGAACCTATCCCTGAGTTAGACACGGTTTTTTCATGCCCTGACTACTGTTTTTACTTGGCAGAACAATTAATCGTGATCGACCATCAGAATAAAGATAGTCAGTTAATTTCCATTGCGTTTACTGACGATAAAACTGAGTGTCAGCGCCTCACTTCGCGACAAACCGAATTAATCTCGCTGGCAAAACAACCATTAAAACACCCTATTCGCCGCGCTTTAACAGCTACAGAATCAACAATACAGGGCAATATGGATGATAAAGGTTATGGCGATATCGTTGAGGCAATGAAAACCTATATTCGTCGTGGTGATATTTTCCAAGTTGTTCCATCACGTCGCTTTCAAGTTGCTTGCCCTTCGCCACTTGCTGCTTATCAAGTGTTGAAAGAGAAAAATCCAAGCCCTTATTTGTTCTATATGCAAGATGCCTTATTCACAGTATTTGGTGCATCACCAGAAAGCGCATTGAAATATCAAACAAGCGATCGACAAATTGAAATCTACCCAATTGCAGGAACTCGCCCAAGAGGACGTAATGCAGATGGTTCGATTAATGCAGATTTAGACAGTCGAATTGAACTTGAAATGCGCACTGATACGAAAGAGCTTTCTGAACATTTAATGCTAGTCGATTTAGCGCGTAATGATTTGGCACGTATTTGCCAAGCAGGCAGCCGTTATGTCGCGGAATTAACAAAAGTTGACCGTTACGCTTTTGTAATGCACTTAGTTTCAAGAGTCGTAGGCAAACTACGTGATGACTTAGATATTTTCCATGCTTATCAAGCCTGTATGAATATGGGGACGCTATCGGGCGCGCCTAAAGTCAGTGCAATGCAATTAATTGCTCGTTATGAAAAAACAAAACGTGGCAGTTACGGTGGTGCTATCGGTTATTTTACTGGCACTGGCGATTTTGATACTTGCATAGTTATTCGCTCTGCTTATGTTGAAAATAATATTGCCACTATTCAAGTCGGTGCAGGGATTGTGCTTGATTCAGATCCTCAAATGGAAGCAGAAGAAACACGCAATAAATCCCAAGCAGTAATCAACGCTATTTTACAAGCTCATACAGATACACAATTGCAGGAGGCTTGCTAA
- the rnm gene encoding RNase RNM — protein MTEVLSDLRVIYDLHSHTTASDGELSPEELVDRAIERQINVLAITDHDTTAAITPANDYIAEKNLPLTLISGVEISTLWENIEIHIVGLNIDINHNAMKALLSSQSQCRETRAIMIGERLEKAGIANAFEGAKALAHGGQVTRGHFARFLVNEGHVASVNKVFKRYLAKGKTGYVPPQWCSIGDAVTAIHEAGGVAVLAHPGRYGLSSKWLKRLTLYFKQLGGDAIEVAQCQQPPQEREQHAALAQLYGLKASLGSDFHRPCSWIELGRNLWLPSGVEPVWSLWQE, from the coding sequence ATGACAGAAGTGCTATCTGATTTAAGAGTGATTTATGATTTGCACAGCCACACTACCGCGTCAGATGGCGAGCTTTCACCAGAAGAATTGGTTGATAGAGCGATAGAGCGTCAAATTAATGTCTTAGCTATTACCGATCACGATACAACGGCGGCGATTACTCCTGCTAATGATTATATTGCAGAAAAAAATCTGCCTCTTACCCTGATATCAGGTGTCGAAATATCGACTTTGTGGGAGAATATAGAAATCCATATTGTTGGATTGAATATTGATATCAACCATAACGCAATGAAGGCACTTCTTTCGTCACAAAGCCAATGTCGCGAAACACGTGCGATAATGATTGGTGAGAGATTAGAAAAAGCAGGTATTGCAAATGCATTTGAAGGGGCAAAAGCCTTAGCGCATGGTGGACAAGTTACAAGAGGTCATTTTGCCCGTTTTCTTGTGAATGAAGGGCATGTTGCCTCGGTTAATAAAGTGTTTAAACGTTATTTAGCGAAAGGTAAAACGGGTTATGTACCACCACAGTGGTGCTCAATAGGTGACGCTGTCACGGCAATTCATGAAGCTGGTGGTGTTGCAGTATTAGCGCATCCGGGACGATATGGTCTATCCTCTAAATGGTTAAAACGATTAACGCTTTATTTTAAACAACTCGGTGGTGATGCAATCGAAGTGGCACAATGCCAACAACCACCACAAGAACGGGAACAACACGCAGCATTAGCGCAACTTTATGGGTTAAAAGCTTCGTTAGGTTCTGATTTTCATCGCCCTTGCTCGTGGATAGAATTGGGGCGTAATTTATGGTTACCCAGTGGCGTCGAACCCGTTTGGTCGCTATGGCAAGAGTAA
- a CDS encoding L-threonylcarbamoyladenylate synthase gives MSQLFYIHPDNPQARLIEQSADILRKGGVVIYPTDSGYAIGCCLENKDAMTRICRIRQLDKNHNFTLMCRDLSEIANYAYVDNVVFRLIKNNTPGNYTFILKATKDVPKRLMNDKRKTIGLRVPSNPIALALLENIGEPLMSTSLILPGNDFAESDPEEIEDLLSKQVDLVIHGGYLGQKPTTVIDLTEDTPVIVREGTGDITPFQ, from the coding sequence ATGAGCCAACTTTTTTATATTCACCCTGATAATCCGCAGGCTCGTTTAATTGAACAAAGTGCTGATATTTTACGCAAAGGCGGTGTGGTGATTTATCCAACAGATTCTGGCTATGCTATTGGCTGTTGTTTAGAAAATAAAGATGCAATGACGCGAATTTGTCGTATTCGCCAATTAGATAAAAACCACAATTTCACACTGATGTGCCGTGATTTGTCTGAAATCGCTAATTATGCTTATGTTGATAATGTGGTGTTTCGCTTAATAAAAAATAATACCCCAGGTAATTACACCTTTATCTTAAAAGCAACTAAAGATGTACCAAAGCGCTTGATGAATGATAAACGTAAAACTATAGGTTTGCGTGTTCCTTCTAACCCAATTGCACTGGCATTGTTAGAAAATATTGGTGAACCATTAATGTCAACAAGCCTGATTTTACCGGGTAATGATTTTGCAGAATCTGATCCGGAAGAAATCGAAGATTTATTAAGCAAACAAGTTGATTTGGTGATCCACGGTGGCTATCTAGGACAAAAACCGACAACGGTCATTGATTTAACGGAAGATACCCCAGTTATCGTGCGTGAAGGTACGGGTGATATTACGCCATTTCAGTAA